One segment of Pandoraea pnomenusa DNA contains the following:
- a CDS encoding SDR family NAD(P)-dependent oxidoreductase yields the protein MPETPTHLPSLLLIGASRGLGHAMAAEFVHRGWRVVGTVRAGSGRTLLHDLAEAHPDCVEIETLDITRCEQISALRERLHDRTFDMLFVNAGTTNPDPTQHIGEVSTQDFVDLMITNALGPMRVVERLCDRVRAAGLIGVMSSGQGSISDNESGQRELYRGSKAALNQFMRSFAARQVHTPRPMALIAPGWVRTELGGPQGRLSIEESVPGVVNVLLDKLGRPGLEYLDYLGRTVRW from the coding sequence ATGCCTGAAACCCCAACGCATTTACCCTCCCTCCTCCTGATTGGTGCCTCGCGCGGCCTCGGCCACGCGATGGCCGCGGAGTTCGTCCACAGGGGATGGCGCGTGGTAGGCACCGTGCGCGCCGGCAGCGGCCGGACGCTGCTGCACGATCTGGCCGAAGCGCACCCGGACTGCGTGGAAATCGAGACGCTGGACATCACGCGGTGCGAACAGATCTCGGCCTTGCGCGAGCGCTTGCACGACCGAACGTTCGACATGCTGTTCGTCAATGCGGGCACGACCAATCCCGACCCGACGCAGCACATCGGCGAAGTGTCGACGCAGGATTTCGTGGATCTCATGATCACGAACGCCCTCGGCCCCATGCGTGTCGTCGAACGTCTCTGCGACCGGGTGCGTGCCGCGGGTCTGATCGGTGTGATGTCGTCGGGCCAGGGCAGCATCTCCGACAACGAGTCCGGCCAGCGTGAGCTCTACCGCGGCAGCAAAGCCGCGCTGAACCAGTTCATGCGCAGCTTCGCCGCGCGCCAGGTCCATACCCCACGACCCATGGCGCTCATCGCGCCGGGCTGGGTGCGTACGGAACTGGGCGGCCCCCAGGGGCGATTGTCGATCGAGGAAAGTGTGCCAGGTGTCGTGAACGTGCTGCTCGACAAGCTCGGCCGGCCGGGTCTCGAGTACCTCGACTACCTCGGACGCACCGTGCGCTGGTGA
- a CDS encoding bifunctional GNAT family N-acetyltransferase/nucleoside diphosphate kinase regulator — protein MAVAMEGFHSCNHSMVKMSTPFISLCPEITRANALNLIDWLDDEDVVRYLSDSRHVSRSIEQVIERVQLPVLTHLFNQGGRFFMAYDRHDAPIGFVRLVKTGKDCEIVLVVGDRDNWGRRLGAGALRAGMKLAFFEMRAETLVARIHVDNTRSLRAFMRCGFEPHGETPTMKALAMTSERYLQYLRESTPGDTTEIHITEIDQTRLRHLVAMEAGPALVDLEHEIERAIVVDARQVASDVVTMNARARLRLDDETVDVDLVYPHDADESAGKVSIFSEVGSAILGYKAGDGIDWRIRNRTRRIRIEKVLYQPEAAGDFDR, from the coding sequence ATGGCCGTTGCCATGGAAGGCTTTCATTCTTGCAACCATTCCATGGTGAAGATGAGCACGCCTTTCATTTCCCTGTGCCCGGAGATCACGCGGGCCAACGCACTGAATCTGATCGATTGGCTGGACGACGAAGACGTTGTCCGCTACCTCAGCGATTCGCGCCACGTTTCCCGATCCATCGAGCAAGTCATCGAGCGCGTGCAGTTGCCGGTACTGACCCATCTGTTCAACCAGGGCGGCCGGTTCTTCATGGCCTACGACCGACATGACGCCCCGATCGGCTTTGTCCGCCTCGTCAAGACAGGTAAGGATTGCGAAATTGTCCTGGTCGTTGGTGATCGCGACAACTGGGGCCGCAGGCTTGGCGCCGGGGCGCTGCGCGCGGGAATGAAGCTCGCCTTCTTCGAGATGCGCGCCGAGACGCTCGTCGCCAGGATTCACGTGGATAACACGCGCTCGCTCAGGGCCTTCATGCGCTGCGGATTCGAGCCTCACGGCGAAACGCCCACGATGAAAGCGCTCGCGATGACCTCCGAGCGCTATCTACAGTATCTGCGCGAGAGCACGCCGGGCGACACGACCGAGATCCACATCACCGAGATCGATCAGACACGGCTCAGGCACCTTGTCGCGATGGAGGCGGGCCCGGCACTGGTCGATCTGGAGCACGAGATCGAGCGGGCCATTGTCGTCGACGCACGGCAGGTAGCAAGCGACGTGGTCACGATGAACGCCAGGGCACGGCTCAGGCTCGACGACGAGACCGTGGACGTGGACCTCGTCTACCCGCACGACGCCGACGAGAGCGCCGGTAAGGTGTCGATCTTCTCCGAAGTTGGCTCCGCGATCCTCGGCTATAAGGCGGGCGATGGGATCGATTGGCGGATTCGGAACCGGACTCGCCGTATTCGCATCGAGAAGGTGCTTTACCAGCCGGAAGCGGCGGGCGACTTCGATCGATAG
- a CDS encoding LysR family transcriptional regulator — protein MPRPLAMSLRQIETFRAIMITGSITEAAKMLFITQPSASRILAAAEGRVGFPLFERSKGRLFPTPEARRIYHEVETAYAGVQRVDDLVRAIIEGKSGKLNIVCSPSLGAELVPRAIALFNQRYPELQIHFEPLTHNNLIPRVLLGKDYLGVSMFAVNSNNLRMEALADGPMMCISPPGWLAPGGVVKADDLASHPWIDYGHDTPLGAIVGDIFGRHRRPSPIVEVRSAISARVLVKERVGVAIVDPFCIDASTFQRIDVHEIRPARKLRVHAVYSQAEPLSHAGRAFIRTLQSVLEDHLHAIDALRG, from the coding sequence ATGCCGCGCCCGCTGGCGATGAGCCTTCGTCAGATCGAGACATTCCGCGCGATCATGATCACCGGCTCGATCACAGAAGCGGCGAAGATGCTCTTCATCACACAGCCTTCAGCCAGCCGAATTCTCGCGGCGGCCGAGGGGCGCGTGGGGTTCCCGTTGTTCGAGCGATCGAAGGGGCGGCTATTCCCCACGCCCGAGGCGCGACGCATCTACCACGAAGTGGAGACGGCGTATGCCGGCGTGCAGCGCGTTGACGATCTGGTGCGCGCGATCATCGAGGGCAAGAGCGGGAAGCTGAACATCGTGTGCAGTCCGAGTCTGGGCGCGGAATTGGTGCCGCGCGCGATTGCGCTGTTCAATCAGCGCTATCCCGAGCTTCAGATCCACTTCGAGCCGCTCACGCACAACAACCTGATCCCGCGCGTGTTGCTGGGCAAGGACTATCTTGGTGTGTCGATGTTCGCGGTGAATTCGAACAACCTGAGGATGGAGGCGCTGGCCGACGGACCGATGATGTGCATCAGCCCACCCGGATGGCTTGCGCCGGGGGGCGTGGTCAAGGCGGACGACCTCGCGTCGCATCCCTGGATCGACTACGGACACGACACGCCGTTGGGCGCGATCGTGGGCGATATCTTCGGCAGGCACCGGCGGCCGTCGCCCATCGTCGAAGTGCGCTCGGCGATCAGCGCCCGCGTGCTGGTGAAGGAGCGCGTGGGCGTGGCGATCGTCGATCCGTTCTGCATCGATGCGTCGACGTTCCAACGCATCGATGTTCACGAGATCCGCCCCGCCAGGAAACTGCGGGTGCATGCCGTGTACTCGCAGGCCGAACCGCTGTCGCACGCCGGGCGGGCATTCATTCGAACGTTGCAGTCGGTGCTCGAAGATCACCTGCATGCGATCGACGCGTTGCGCGGATGA
- a CDS encoding aspartate/glutamate racemase family protein produces the protein MSSTLLVINPNSLTGVTHSIAATANVQFRDAPVRLTYATLDGAPPGIATQRDADRAAVLVADAIERNLQGTDAADAFVLACYSDPGLAAAREITRRPVIGIGQAALGAATALGERVGVVAITRGSIARHWRAYRAYGLAQHIAGERAVDLSVAESGDETRAVPRIVDTARALIERDGADVIVLGCAGMAALRERIEAAVGVPVVEPCMTAIALAANVLKGNSGVLR, from the coding sequence ATGTCGTCCACCCTCCTCGTCATCAACCCCAACTCGCTCACCGGCGTGACGCACAGCATCGCCGCGACGGCGAACGTCCAGTTCCGCGACGCGCCCGTGCGCCTGACCTACGCCACGCTCGACGGGGCGCCTCCCGGGATCGCCACGCAGCGCGACGCCGATCGGGCGGCGGTCCTCGTCGCCGACGCGATCGAAAGGAATCTGCAAGGCACCGATGCCGCCGATGCCTTCGTGCTTGCCTGCTACAGCGATCCCGGACTCGCCGCCGCGCGCGAGATCACCCGACGCCCGGTCATCGGCATCGGACAAGCGGCGCTCGGGGCGGCCACCGCACTCGGCGAACGCGTTGGCGTGGTCGCGATCACCCGGGGCAGCATCGCCCGACATTGGCGCGCCTACCGAGCCTATGGCCTCGCGCAGCACATCGCCGGCGAACGCGCCGTCGACCTGAGCGTTGCCGAATCGGGTGACGAGACGCGCGCGGTACCGCGCATCGTCGACACCGCGCGCGCACTCATCGAGCGCGACGGCGCAGACGTCATCGTGCTCGGTTGCGCTGGCATGGCGGCATTGCGCGAGCGCATCGAAGCCGCCGTGGGGGTACCGGTGGTCGAACCCTGCATGACCGCCATCGCACTCGCCGCCAACGTGCTGAAGGGAAACTCGGGGGTCCTGCGATGA
- a CDS encoding aspartate/glutamate racemase family protein: MSAAPTVLGVLGGMGPLATADFMRKLVESTPATKDQDHMPVFVHSVPQIPDRSESFLAGSDAPWPFLLAGLRILESAGAGAIAIPCNTAHLWHSRLAAATQLEVLHIGRASAEAVTAHPAALRRVGLMATSATIQGRIYHDALHAAGVDVVVPCARDQHERVSAGIAAVKAGDLARAAAMLDRAASQLVDDGAQGIILGCTELPLVLSDHPSGVPLFDTTHLLVKACIAWWHKATAARRRNETISS, from the coding sequence ATGAGCGCCGCGCCGACCGTGCTCGGCGTGTTGGGTGGCATGGGGCCCCTCGCCACCGCCGACTTCATGCGCAAGCTCGTGGAATCCACGCCGGCGACAAAGGACCAGGACCACATGCCGGTGTTCGTGCACAGCGTCCCGCAGATTCCCGACCGCAGCGAGTCGTTCCTCGCCGGCTCCGACGCGCCCTGGCCATTCCTGCTGGCCGGTCTGCGCATTCTCGAATCGGCGGGCGCGGGCGCCATTGCCATTCCGTGTAATACGGCGCATCTCTGGCATTCACGCCTCGCGGCGGCCACGCAGCTCGAAGTGCTGCACATCGGACGCGCGAGCGCCGAAGCCGTCACCGCGCATCCCGCGGCACTCCGGCGGGTGGGCCTGATGGCCACGTCCGCCACCATTCAGGGGCGCATCTATCACGACGCCCTGCACGCTGCCGGCGTGGACGTGGTGGTTCCTTGCGCGCGCGATCAGCACGAACGCGTGAGCGCGGGCATCGCGGCCGTCAAGGCCGGCGACCTCGCGCGCGCGGCCGCGATGCTGGACCGCGCCGCGTCGCAACTCGTGGATGACGGCGCGCAGGGCATCATCCTCGGGTGCACCGAGTTGCCGCTGGTGCTCTCCGATCACCCGAGCGGCGTGCCGCTCTTCGACACCACCCATTTGCTGGTGAAGGCTTGCATCGCCTGGTGGCACAAGGCGACGGCAGCCCGACGCCGCAACGAGACCATTTCATCATGA
- the hydA gene encoding dihydropyrimidinase, which produces MSDFDLIIRGGTVVNAGGTQRADVGVRGDRIAAVGPNLPGNAARIVDATGRLVMPGGIDTHCHVEQLSGMGKMGADDWYSASVSAAFGGTTMIVPFAAQHRGNSLRKVANDYAELARRKSVIDYSYHLILSETDPQTLHTDLPELIRSGITSFKVYMTYDQLKIDDYQLLDVLAVAARERALVMVHAENNDVIRWVSQRLLERGYTAPKFHGTSHVALAEAEATNRVIQLSRLFDVPVMIVHVSAVEALSTIQAAQKIGAQVYGETCPHYLVLTEDDMDLPGTEGAKYCCSPPLRDARAQASLWEGLANGTLQTLSSDHAPYRYDESGKIPFGDKTTFKQMANGMPGLEARLPLLFSEGVGGGRISLTQFVALSATNHARMYGIFPRKGHIAEGADADIAIWNAEREVTLSTSALHDQVGYTPYEGRTVKGWPEIVISAGRVIVSDGRLHAAPGSGRFIARGAPEPHTVGREISPGARFFRTLALTNGKQKNY; this is translated from the coding sequence ATGAGCGATTTCGATCTGATCATTCGCGGCGGCACCGTCGTCAACGCCGGCGGAACCCAAAGGGCCGACGTCGGCGTGCGGGGCGACAGGATTGCCGCCGTCGGCCCGAACCTGCCCGGCAACGCCGCGCGCATCGTCGACGCCACCGGGCGCCTCGTGATGCCCGGCGGCATCGACACGCATTGCCACGTCGAGCAACTGTCGGGCATGGGCAAGATGGGCGCCGACGACTGGTACTCCGCCAGCGTGTCGGCGGCCTTCGGTGGCACCACGATGATCGTCCCGTTCGCCGCCCAGCATCGCGGCAACTCGCTGCGCAAAGTGGCCAACGACTACGCCGAACTGGCGCGACGCAAGTCCGTCATCGACTACAGCTATCACCTGATCCTCTCCGAGACCGATCCGCAGACGTTGCACACCGACCTGCCGGAACTCATCCGCAGCGGCATCACGTCGTTCAAGGTCTACATGACCTACGACCAGTTGAAGATCGACGACTACCAGTTGCTCGACGTGCTCGCCGTCGCCGCGCGCGAACGCGCCCTGGTGATGGTGCACGCCGAGAACAACGACGTCATTCGCTGGGTATCGCAGCGCCTGCTCGAACGTGGTTACACCGCGCCGAAGTTCCACGGCACGAGCCACGTCGCGCTGGCCGAAGCCGAGGCGACGAACCGCGTCATCCAGCTCTCGCGCCTGTTCGACGTGCCGGTGATGATCGTGCACGTCTCGGCCGTCGAAGCGTTGTCCACGATCCAGGCCGCCCAGAAGATCGGGGCGCAGGTGTACGGCGAAACTTGCCCGCATTACCTGGTGCTGACCGAAGACGACATGGACCTGCCCGGCACCGAAGGCGCCAAATACTGCTGCAGCCCGCCGCTGCGCGACGCCAGGGCGCAGGCCAGCCTCTGGGAGGGTCTGGCCAACGGCACCCTGCAAACGCTCTCGTCCGACCACGCCCCCTATCGCTACGACGAAAGCGGAAAGATTCCCTTCGGCGACAAGACGACGTTCAAGCAAATGGCCAACGGCATGCCCGGGCTGGAGGCACGCTTGCCGCTGCTGTTCTCGGAAGGTGTGGGCGGCGGACGCATTTCGTTGACGCAATTCGTTGCGCTGAGCGCCACCAACCACGCAAGGATGTACGGCATCTTTCCGCGCAAGGGGCATATCGCCGAGGGCGCCGACGCCGACATCGCCATCTGGAATGCCGAACGCGAAGTCACGCTCTCAACGTCGGCACTGCACGACCAGGTCGGCTACACGCCGTACGAGGGGCGCACGGTCAAGGGCTGGCCCGAAATCGTCATCAGCGCCGGGCGAGTGATCGTGAGCGACGGACGCCTGCATGCCGCGCCCGGCAGCGGCCGTTTCATCGCCCGCGGCGCGCCCGAGCCGCACACCGTGGGGCGGGAGATCTCGCCGGGCGCCAGGTTCTTCCGCACGCTGGCGCTGACCAACGGGAAACAGAAAAACTACTGA
- a CDS encoding N-carbamoyl-D-amino-acid hydrolase: MSNNRKLGLAVAQMGPVNLADDRRAVVSRLVEMLREAAGRGAKLVVFPEMALTTFFPRYWMSEDEAVARFFETSMPNADVQPLFDAAKQLGVGFYLGYAELTPQGRRFNTCVLVGADGNIVGKYRKIHLPGHADHKPDAPFQHLEKKFFEVGNSGIPVIESFGTRIGMCLCNDRRWPETWRVMSLQSAEIGLVGYNTPSINIHWNEPPHLRMHTHLVSLQASAYQNAMFIGAAAKCGSEDGHHMIGGSVIVAPTGEIAAQTVTEEDEVIFSSINLAVTEGFRNHVFNFAKHRRPEHYRLIVERTGAGAPLPREDF, from the coding sequence ATGAGCAACAACAGAAAACTCGGTCTGGCCGTCGCACAGATGGGCCCGGTCAACCTGGCCGACGACCGCCGCGCCGTGGTGTCGCGGCTGGTGGAAATGCTGCGCGAAGCGGCAGGGCGCGGTGCGAAGCTCGTCGTCTTCCCCGAAATGGCGCTCACGACCTTCTTCCCACGATATTGGATGAGCGAGGACGAGGCCGTCGCACGCTTTTTCGAGACATCGATGCCCAACGCCGACGTGCAACCGCTGTTCGACGCGGCGAAGCAACTCGGCGTGGGCTTCTATCTCGGGTATGCCGAACTTACCCCGCAAGGCCGGCGCTTCAACACCTGTGTGCTGGTCGGCGCCGACGGCAACATCGTGGGAAAGTATCGCAAGATTCATCTGCCGGGCCATGCCGACCACAAGCCCGACGCACCGTTCCAGCACCTGGAGAAGAAATTCTTCGAAGTCGGAAATTCGGGGATTCCGGTGATCGAATCGTTCGGCACCCGCATCGGCATGTGTCTGTGCAACGACCGTCGCTGGCCGGAGACGTGGCGGGTCATGTCGCTGCAAAGCGCGGAAATCGGACTCGTCGGTTACAACACCCCGTCGATCAACATCCACTGGAACGAGCCGCCGCACCTGCGAATGCACACGCATCTCGTATCGTTGCAGGCAAGCGCCTACCAGAACGCGATGTTCATTGGCGCGGCGGCGAAGTGCGGCAGCGAAGACGGCCATCACATGATCGGCGGTTCGGTCATCGTCGCGCCGACAGGTGAGATCGCGGCACAGACCGTGACCGAAGAGGACGAAGTGATCTTCTCCTCGATCAACCTCGCCGTCACCGAAGGCTTCCGCAACCACGTCTTCAACTTCGCGAAGCATCGCCGTCCGGAGCACTACCGGCTGATCGTCGAGCGCACCGGCGCCGGCGCCCCGCTGCCCCGGGAAGATTTCTGA
- a CDS encoding MFS transporter encodes MSGYESNSLSPAQGAQDRPAATAEQSGNHPMRALIAAVSGYAMDGFDLLILGFMMSVVSADLGLSATEGGSLVTVTLIGGIFGGIGFGILSDYYGRVRVLTYTILVFALFTGLCAFATGYWDLLIYRFLAGLGLGGEFGIGMALAIEAWPAHKRGRVSSYVGMGWQLGVLLAAVLTPLLLPHIGWRGMFVVGVLPALGSFVIRKVIGESEIFLKSARKKREFPVKTLFRDAQTTKRSIGVIILCSVQNFGYYGLIVWMPAYLSKMFGYSLAKSAVWTGASIIGMLVGIWIFGQLADRIGRRPTFIGYQIGALIMVFVYSQLSTPEALLIGGIVMGVFVNGMMGGYGALLAELYPTHARGTAQNVLWSIGRGFGGLSPLVIGVIAAHYSFEIAIAALAGIYVIDILATVFLIPELKGVELE; translated from the coding sequence ATGAGCGGCTATGAAAGCAACAGCCTGAGTCCGGCACAAGGGGCTCAAGACCGACCGGCGGCCACGGCGGAACAATCGGGCAATCATCCCATGCGGGCCCTGATCGCCGCCGTATCCGGCTATGCCATGGACGGCTTCGACCTCCTCATCCTGGGCTTCATGATGAGCGTGGTCAGCGCCGATCTGGGACTGAGCGCCACTGAGGGCGGATCGCTGGTCACCGTGACCCTGATCGGCGGCATCTTCGGGGGCATTGGCTTCGGCATTCTGAGCGACTACTACGGACGCGTGCGTGTGTTGACGTACACGATCCTGGTCTTCGCCCTCTTCACGGGACTTTGCGCATTCGCCACGGGCTACTGGGACCTGCTGATCTATCGATTCCTCGCGGGCCTCGGGCTCGGCGGCGAGTTCGGCATCGGCATGGCACTCGCCATCGAGGCGTGGCCGGCGCACAAGCGCGGTCGCGTGTCGTCATACGTGGGCATGGGCTGGCAACTCGGCGTGCTGCTCGCCGCGGTGCTCACGCCCCTGCTTCTGCCGCACATCGGCTGGCGGGGCATGTTCGTCGTGGGCGTGCTGCCGGCACTCGGGTCGTTCGTGATCCGCAAGGTGATCGGCGAGTCGGAGATCTTCCTGAAGTCCGCCCGCAAAAAGCGTGAATTCCCGGTGAAGACACTGTTTCGCGACGCACAGACGACCAAACGCAGTATCGGCGTGATCATTCTGTGTTCGGTGCAGAACTTCGGGTACTACGGACTGATCGTGTGGATGCCCGCCTATCTGTCGAAGATGTTCGGCTACAGCCTGGCGAAGTCGGCGGTGTGGACCGGTGCGTCGATCATCGGCATGTTGGTGGGCATCTGGATCTTCGGGCAACTCGCCGACAGGATCGGTCGCCGCCCGACGTTCATCGGCTACCAGATCGGCGCGCTGATCATGGTGTTCGTGTACTCGCAGCTGAGCACGCCCGAAGCGCTGCTCATCGGCGGCATCGTGATGGGTGTTTTCGTCAACGGCATGATGGGCGGCTACGGTGCGCTGCTCGCCGAGCTCTACCCCACGCATGCCCGCGGCACGGCGCAGAACGTGCTCTGGAGCATCGGGCGCGGCTTCGGGGGGCTGAGTCCGCTGGTGATCGGCGTGATCGCCGCGCATTACTCGTTCGAGATCGCCATCGCGGCGCTGGCCGGCATCTACGTGATCGACATTCTCGCCACGGTGTTCCTCATTCCCGAACTGAAGGGCGTGGAGCTGGAGTGA
- a CDS encoding flavin reductase family protein — MDIDFATLTPYERYKLMSSLIVPRPIALITTLGDDGTVNAAPFSMFNMLGEDPPIVMVSINRHDDGALKDTAVNIGRSGEFVVHLCDETMAAKMHRCGARLPSHVSELADAGLTTAPGVDVSPPRIVEAPVAFECTVWETLTSESRRIFIGQVLRLHARDGLVDRATCRIALDEYTPVGRLGGGLYTTTRDRFTL, encoded by the coding sequence GTGGACATCGACTTCGCGACGCTGACACCCTACGAACGCTACAAGCTCATGAGCAGCCTGATCGTGCCGCGCCCCATCGCCCTTATCACGACGCTGGGCGACGACGGCACAGTCAATGCCGCCCCGTTCTCGATGTTCAACATGCTCGGAGAAGATCCCCCGATCGTGATGGTGAGCATCAACCGGCACGACGACGGCGCGCTCAAGGACACGGCGGTCAACATTGGGCGGAGCGGCGAATTCGTGGTGCATCTGTGCGACGAGACGATGGCCGCGAAGATGCATCGGTGCGGCGCGCGATTGCCGTCGCACGTGAGCGAACTTGCCGACGCGGGCCTGACCACGGCGCCAGGCGTCGATGTCAGCCCCCCTCGGATCGTCGAGGCGCCAGTGGCGTTCGAATGCACGGTCTGGGAGACGCTGACGTCCGAGAGCCGCCGGATATTCATCGGACAGGTACTGCGCCTTCATGCGCGCGACGGACTCGTCGACCGCGCCACCTGCCGGATCGCGCTCGACGAGTACACGCCCGTCGGCCGCCTGGGCGGCGGCTTGTACACGACAACCCGGGATCGCTTCACGCTGTAA
- a CDS encoding MFS transporter translates to MSEVARALPAWRGGYLSRFRDEFFPWAIALATGLDYFDNAGFAFFTSYIAGGINASPDELVWSSSAYAVASVLGILQQQWWVERLGYRRYVGGSLLLFAAGAVAAGLSESSIELALARGFQGYFIGPMMSACRILIQTRMTPQRRPVAVRVFLLMILIGSALAPLAGGYLIGRFGWRSLFVATGFGGVVLGLFAVLAVPSAGRVLHEHRGEAHFWPYLLFAFAQGALQIAMQQVRFELFGSSPELIFLTGAGLVALGGFIWQQWHHPRPLLRLHALREKTFQAGIMLYIAFYYLSNSMGFLVSRLLEGGLHYPVENAGRLVGLTSLVSVAGALIYFRVSARVTHKKWMIVPGFLMAALIAIWMMHMPPDVSTPWLIVPLVLRGLLLLMIALPVANVTFRIFALEEFHHGYRFKNIVKQLTYSFATATMIILQQHRVAVHETRLNESVSLFNPAFQEMFGKLSHGYESMGYSAQQAASLALSTIHTQVVQQASFLGSLDGFSVLVWVSLVGAVCAFVQKRID, encoded by the coding sequence ATGAGCGAGGTCGCCCGCGCCTTGCCCGCATGGCGGGGCGGATACCTGTCGCGGTTTCGGGACGAATTCTTCCCGTGGGCCATCGCGCTCGCGACCGGGCTGGACTATTTCGACAACGCCGGGTTCGCATTCTTTACCAGCTATATCGCCGGCGGCATCAACGCTTCGCCGGACGAACTCGTCTGGTCGTCGAGCGCGTATGCGGTCGCGTCCGTGCTCGGGATCCTCCAGCAGCAATGGTGGGTGGAGCGCCTGGGGTACCGGCGGTATGTCGGCGGCAGCCTGCTGCTGTTCGCCGCCGGCGCGGTGGCCGCGGGACTGAGCGAGTCGTCGATCGAGCTGGCGCTCGCCCGTGGGTTCCAGGGGTACTTTATCGGCCCGATGATGAGTGCCTGCCGCATTCTGATCCAGACGAGAATGACACCGCAGCGCCGACCCGTGGCGGTTCGTGTTTTCCTGCTGATGATCCTGATCGGCAGTGCGCTTGCTCCGCTCGCAGGCGGCTACCTGATTGGCCGCTTCGGATGGCGATCGTTGTTCGTGGCCACCGGTTTTGGCGGCGTGGTGCTCGGGCTGTTTGCCGTGCTCGCCGTTCCGTCCGCCGGACGCGTGCTTCACGAGCATCGCGGCGAAGCGCATTTCTGGCCGTACCTACTGTTTGCGTTCGCGCAAGGGGCGTTGCAGATCGCGATGCAACAGGTTCGCTTCGAGCTGTTCGGCTCATCGCCGGAGCTGATATTCCTCACGGGCGCCGGACTGGTCGCGCTGGGCGGATTCATCTGGCAGCAGTGGCATCATCCGCGCCCGCTGCTTCGTCTGCACGCGCTTCGCGAGAAGACGTTTCAGGCCGGGATCATGCTCTATATCGCGTTCTACTACCTGAGCAATTCGATGGGGTTTCTCGTCTCCCGACTGCTGGAGGGTGGGTTGCACTATCCGGTGGAGAATGCGGGGCGGCTGGTGGGGCTCACGTCGCTCGTCTCGGTTGCCGGCGCGCTGATCTATTTCCGTGTCTCCGCGCGCGTCACGCACAAGAAGTGGATGATCGTGCCAGGCTTTCTGATGGCGGCGCTCATTGCAATCTGGATGATGCACATGCCGCCCGACGTGAGCACACCGTGGCTCATCGTGCCGCTTGTGCTGCGCGGACTGCTTCTGCTCATGATCGCGCTGCCGGTCGCCAACGTCACGTTCCGCATCTTCGCGCTGGAGGAGTTTCATCACGGTTACCGGTTCAAGAACATCGTCAAGCAACTGACCTACTCGTTCGCCACGGCCACCATGATCATCCTGCAGCAACACCGCGTTGCCGTGCACGAAACCCGTCTGAACGAGTCGGTGTCCCTTTTCAACCCCGCGTTTCAGGAGATGTTCGGCAAGTTGTCGCACGGCTACGAGTCGATGGGATATTCGGCACAGCAGGCGGCGTCGCTGGCGCTGTCGACGATTCATACCCAGGTGGTGCAGCAAGCGAGCTTTCTCGGCTCGCTCGACGGCTTCTCGGTACTCGTGTGGGTGTCGCTCGTGGGCGCCGTGTGTGCATTCGTTCAGAAGCGGATCGACTGA
- a CDS encoding MerR family transcriptional regulator, whose protein sequence is MSTSAAESRHVTVREAAERLGVTPRTLKYYEEKGLIVPTRSEGHYRLYTQEDLEKFVRILRMRSLGFSLQTIAEILSKPIEASTPTSTAVSLASLREVEASLVRQVEAVDARIQAVRKEMREAMAVRDEIEYDLQYIRRRIAGEPKDALIRERRERALAKRGKGQGAPKARKAAEK, encoded by the coding sequence ATGTCAACGTCCGCTGCCGAATCCCGTCATGTCACGGTTCGCGAGGCTGCCGAGCGGCTCGGCGTGACGCCACGCACGCTTAAGTATTACGAGGAGAAGGGGCTGATAGTCCCGACGCGGAGCGAGGGTCATTACCGGCTGTACACGCAGGAGGATCTCGAGAAGTTCGTGCGGATCCTGCGCATGCGCTCTCTGGGATTTTCGCTGCAGACCATCGCCGAGATTCTGTCGAAACCCATCGAGGCGTCGACGCCGACGAGCACCGCGGTGTCGCTGGCGTCGCTGCGCGAAGTCGAAGCGTCGCTGGTGCGTCAGGTAGAGGCTGTCGATGCCAGAATTCAGGCCGTGCGCAAGGAGATGCGCGAAGCGATGGCGGTGCGCGACGAGATCGAGTACGACCTTCAGTACATTCGGCGCCGCATTGCCGGCGAGCCCAAGGACGCGCTGATTCGCGAGCGTCGCGAGCGCGCGCTGGCCAAACGCGGGAAGGGGCAGGGGGCACCGAAAGCCCGGAAGGCCGCTGAAAAATGA